One Rhododendron vialii isolate Sample 1 chromosome 2a, ASM3025357v1 genomic region harbors:
- the LOC131316330 gene encoding S-protein homolog 5-like: protein MARFFLPLAIIAFHFVCLQTLCEQQELIHLYAPRMVHIVSNVPNPLLKFRCQSKDSDLGLRTLNDGQEFSWKFYPHIFFRTLFFCHFYWETKDKSFVVYNQEIDGSCKNKKSEFNCYFRVSPDGFYFSNDNVNYKKINDWA from the coding sequence ATGGCTCGCTTCTTCCTTCCATTAGCTATCATCGCATTTCACTTTGTTTGCTTGCAAACACTGTGCGAGCAGCAAGAATTGATCCATCTTTACGCCCCACGCATGGTTCACATTGTTAGCAACGTTCCAAATCCGCTGTTGAAGTTTCGTTGTCAATCCAAAGACAGTGATCTTGGGTTGCGCACACTCAACGATGGTCAAGAATTTTCTTGGAAGTTTTATCCCCATATCTTCTTCAGGACTCTCTTCTTCTGTCATTTCTACTGGGAGACAAAGGACAAAAGCTTTGTTGTTTACAATCAGGAAATTGATGGTtcgtgtaaaaacaaaaaaagtgagTTCAACTGCTATTTTCGCGTGAGTCCTGACGGGTTCTATTTTAGCAATGATAACGTgaactacaaaaaaataaatgattgggCATAA
- the LOC131317001 gene encoding uncharacterized protein LOC131317001 yields MLICGLCATDISKEDEVVWTLTPNGCYLAKSAWMALRNKAPTVDWAHMVWHKKYVPRWSFILWVALLGSLSTKDRLMEWGTSIKFKCCRHGDSLSLLAEVQWGSQHCSKSVSTIIYQWCLAALVYFLWRERNSRIFRQVGVDSYTLVKRIEEEIRACLVSMKLSIHSDFDAAVCQAWGIQFGVDN; encoded by the exons ATGTTAATTTGCGGCCTTTGTGCAACTGATATTTCCAAAGAGGATGAGGTTGTTTGGACTTTGACTCCAAATGGTTGTTATTTAGCAAAATCTGCCTGGATGGCCCTTCGAAATAAAGCCCCTACTGTGGATTGGGCTCATATGGTTTGGCATAAAAAATATGTTCCTCGCTGGTCTTTCATTTTATGGGTGGCCCTTCTGGGTAGTCTATCCACTAAAGACAGATTGATGGAGTGGGGG ACTAGTATCAAGTTCAAGTGTTGTAGGCATGGGGATAGCTTGAGTCTGTTGGCTGAAGTCCAGTGGGGATCTCAACATTGTTCCAAGTCAGTCTCAACTATTATTTACCAGTGGTGTTTAGCAGCCTTAGTGTACTTCCTTTGGCGGGAGAGAAATTCTCGAATATTTAGACAAGTTGGAGTAGATTCCTACACCCTAGTTAAGAGAATTGAGGAAGAGATTAGAGCTTGCTTGGTATCAATGAAGCTATCCATACATTCTGATTTTGATGCTGCTGTTTGTCAGGCCTGGGGGATCCAATTCGGAGTAGACAATTAG
- the LOC131317003 gene encoding pentatricopeptide repeat-containing protein At5g16640, mitochondrial-like: MRTRRMAAAALIFSPTTTACNYPKGNPFVHHHTLLFHNTNFSTNPNPPDVIAITIRQQLQKLLLEKSKTGFHKLDHALSLFHRMAQFRTLPSVIDFNQLLTAVAKMKEYSSVISLYKEIRELSIPIDEYTLTILINCCCRLNRVDFGFAILGIFYKCGYTPNVATFTTLINGYVLKGKTSQAVNLFVRLIKYGDIEPMKSPLGAHCVMYNTIIDSLSKDGNIDDALWLLSEMRGCDIMPDVVTYSSLVDGLCKSGRGKDVAKILSDMTEQNIFPDVITFNMLIDALCKEGKTEEAEGILQIMIRRGVKPNVVTYSIQMDGYCLQGHMKKAKEVFNSLVDRGLKPDIRSYNILINGLCNKMNIDEAMDLFREMPRKGLKAVTDTCNTLLKGLLHAGRCDATDHIFHEIMCSGQNPDIVTFRILLDGFFKNQMIDKAVEVFRSTQDQGIVPDIVIYLIIINGMCKAGKIEDARKVFSTILAKGLKPNVKIYNTMISGLCKEALLDEAEELLLQMEGDGCPPNDVTYNIVVQAFLKSRDKHKIKILLQEIINRKFSPDESTMSIIVDSYGHGRFIWREYLKVMFSSVTQTLDCGKNKFDVPAIPPQAKNSAYRILSISRKHFLLKSEANLHGDGIDATRSRKKGLPKSSEMS; the protein is encoded by the exons ATGCGAACAAGAAGAATGGCTGCTGCTGCTTTGATTTTCAGCCCAACAACGACAGCATGTAACTATCCAAAAGGTAATCCATTTGTCCATCATCATACCCTCTTGTTTCATAATACCAATTTTTCAACAAACCCTAATCCCCCTGATGTCATTGCTATCACGATCCGGCAGCAACTACAGAAGTTGTTGCTGGAGAAATCTAAAACGGGTTTTCACAAGCTAGACCATGCTCTTAGTTTGTTCCATCGAATGGCCCAATTTCGAACTCTGCCTTCTGTGATCGATTTTAATCAGCTGTTAACTGCTGTTGCCAAGATGAAGGAATATTCATCCGTCATTTCTCTGTATAAAGAAATCCGCGAGTTGAGCATTCCAATTGATGAATATACGCTGACTATTTTGATCAATTGTTGTTGCCGCTTGAATCGAGTGGATTTTGGATTTGCTATCTTGGGTATCTTCTATAAGTGTGGTTATACTCCAAATGTGGCTACCTTCACCACTCTGATAAATGGGTATGTTTTAAAAGGTAAGACTTCTCAGGCTGTGAATTTGTTTGTAAGGTTGATAAAATATGGAGACATCGAACCAATGAAATCACCTCTGGGA GCCCACTGTGTGATGTATAACACAATCATCGACAGCCTTAGTAAGGATGGGAACATAGATGATGCTTTGTGGCTCTTATCGGAGATGAGAGGCTGTGATATTATGCCTGACGTGGTGACCTACAGCTCTTTGGTTGATGGCTTATGCAAATCAGGTCGAGGGAAGGATGTCGCAAAAATATTGAGTGACATGACAGAGCAAAACATTTTCCCTGATGTTATAACCTTCAATATGTTGATAGATGCACTTTGCAAGGAGGGAAAGACCGAAGAAGCGGAGGGCATACTCCAGATCATGATTCGAAGAGGTGTGAAACCCAATGTTGTCACTTATAGTATACAGATGGACGGATATTGTTTGCAAGGCCACATGAAGAAAGCAAAAGAAGTGTTCAACTCCCTCGTGGATAGGGGCCTTAAGCCTGATATCCGTAGCTATAATATCTTAATCAATGGTTTGTGCAATAAGATGAATATAGACGAAGCCATGGATCTCTTTAGAGAAATGCCTCGTAAAGGGTTAAAAGCTGTAACTGATACTTGCAACACTTTGTTAAAGGGGCTGTTACACGCAGGGAGATGTGATGCAACAGATCATATATTTCATGAGATTATGTGTAGCGGTCAAAATCCGGACATTGTAACTTTCAGAATCTTGTTAGACGGATTCTTTAAGAACCAAATGATTGACAAGGCAGTAGAGGTGTTTCGTTCAACGCAAGATCAAGGAATAGTTCCTGATATCGTTATTTATCTTATCATCATTAATGGCATGTGCAAAGCTGGAAAGATTGAAGATGCTCGAAAAGTTTTTAGTACCATTTTAGCTAAAGGATTGAAACCCAATGTTAAGATCTACAACACGATGATTAGTGGACTTTGCAAGGAGGCTCTACTAGATGAAGCTGAGGAGTTACTCTTGCAAATGGAGGGAGATGGGTGCCCACCAAATGATGTGACTTACAATATTGTGGTCCAGGCATTCCTGAAGAGCAGAGACAAACACAAGATTAAGATACTTCTGCAAGAAATAATCAACAGGAAATTCTCGCCAGATGAATCTACCATGTCCATAATAGTAGATTCATATGGACATGGTAGATTCATCTGGCGAGAATATCTGAAGGTTATGTTTTCCAG TGTTACTCAAACTTTGGATTGTGGTAAGAACAAGTTTGATGTTCCTGCCATCCCTCCTCAAGCTAAGAATAGTGCATACAGGATCTTGTCAA TTAGTAGGAAGCATTTCCTGTTGAAATCTGAAGCTAACTTGCATGGAGATGGGATCGATGCAACCCGGAGTCGCAAAAAAGGACTTCCCAAATCGTCAGAGATGAGCTGA